A single region of the Mycteria americana isolate JAX WOST 10 ecotype Jacksonville Zoo and Gardens chromosome 10, USCA_MyAme_1.0, whole genome shotgun sequence genome encodes:
- the LOC142415138 gene encoding growth hormone secretagogue receptor type 1-like: protein MGSISNHSYFRNDTDSSADQSFSLFDIHILVPVTIICIVLFFLGVSGNLITIVIFRRSQEMRTTVNMYLSSMALSDTLIFLGLPSDLYRLWKYKPYILGDFLCKFFIYLSETCTYCTILHITTVSVERYFAICFPLKAKATITKCRVKRVILALWGCSLLSAGPILFLFGVEHPNGSLPQESRECRSIERVARTGLLETMTWVSTIYFFLPMFCLTLLYGLICRKLWRSGQRLPGCQAAGRKRSHTQTVKMLAIVVLAFVLCWLPFHVGRILFAQSEVILYDLTQYFNLIAMLLFYLGASINPILYNIMSHKYRKAMSKILHHKRIRRCRSLTRSEKVSLEGTELGSFMSAARH from the exons ATGGGCTCCATCTCGAATCACAGCTATTTCCGAAATGACACAGACTCCTCTGCAGAtcagtctttttctttgtttgacaTCCATATTTTGGTACCCGTGACTATAATTTGCATTGTACTGTTTTTCTTGGGAGTTTCCGGGAATTTGATAACGATAGTCATTTTCAGACGCTCGCAGGAGATGAGGACGACGGTGAACATGTACCTGTCCAGCATGGCGCTGTCAGACACGCTGATTTTCCTTGGCCTGCCTTCGGACCTCTACCGCCTTTGGAAGTACAAGCCCTACATACTTGGGGATTTTCTCTGCAAGTTCTTCATTTACCTGAGCGAAACGTGCACGTACTGCACCATCCTGCACATCACCACGGTGAGCGTGGAGAGGTACTTCGCCATCTGCTTTCCCCTGAAAGCCAAAGCGACCATCACCAAGTGCCGGGTGAAACGGGTCATCCTGGCGCTGTGGGGCTGCTCCCTCCTGAGCGCCggccccatcctcttcctcttcggGGTGGAACACCCCAACGGCAgcctgccccaggagagccgggaGTGCAGGTCCATCGAGCGTGTGGCCCGTACGGGGCTGCTCGAGACGATGACCTGGGTCTCCACCATTTATTTCTTCCTGCCAATGTTCTGCTTGACTCTGCTGTACGGCCTCATCTGCAGAAAGCTCTGGCGGagcgggcagcggctgccgggctgccaggctgcgggcaggAAAAGGTCCCACACACAGACTGTCAAAATGCTGG CCATCGTAGTCTTGGCCTTTGTGCTGTGTTGGCTCCCGTTCCACGTCGGCCGCATCCTCTTCGCCCAGAGTGAAGTCATCCTGTATGACCTCACGCAGTACTTCAACCTCATCGCCATGCTTCTCTTCTACCTCGGGGCTTCTATAAACCCCATACTTTACAACATCATGTCACACAAATACAGGAAAGCGATGAGCAAAATCCTACACCACAAGCGAATTCGGCGCTGCAGGAGCCTGACCAGGAGTGAAAAGGTTTCTTTGGAAGGTACGGAACTCGGTTCTTTCATGTCAGCTGCTCGGCATTGA